One Bacteriovorax sp. PP10 DNA window includes the following coding sequences:
- a CDS encoding S8 family peptidase yields the protein MKFLLMSMLVLTMTSAHAAITPTELVVKVKAGKAVPNFGADSKVQNLFGNIYIVRNNDVSVLEKQLKNNPNIEYTERNSRAEKSPLPMPVASPLDVEKSFKAVNLFNDPKVDKIWSFNDADKNGVSVNAAYQLHGTSATSTVIVAVVDTGIDYTHEDLKDVVWVNEGEIPGNGIDDDGNGYVDDVNGINTLVRDSQGRATGNNKDTHSHGTHVSGTIGAKQNNGIGIAGIASNVKIIGIKTVPNSSDETDIDVAESFIYAAKNGAKIINCSFGKGQNEGKNLIPDTLKYIQDKYGVLVIAAAGNDTSDIDKYPTYPASHKSDNLLIIASTTKTGALSSFSNYGKVNVDVAAPGSDVFSTTPGNRYASMSGTSMASPTTTGVAAEILSHYPNLSPLQLKQVIMDSVNTDYRYKDKMITGGRIDLLKGLELARSIK from the coding sequence ATGAAATTTCTGCTTATGAGTATGCTGGTACTGACAATGACGTCTGCCCATGCTGCAATAACTCCCACTGAATTAGTTGTAAAAGTAAAAGCTGGTAAAGCTGTTCCAAACTTTGGTGCTGATTCAAAAGTTCAAAATCTATTTGGAAATATCTATATCGTAAGAAATAACGATGTTTCTGTTTTAGAAAAACAATTAAAAAACAACCCGAACATTGAGTACACAGAAAGAAACTCTCGCGCAGAGAAGTCTCCTCTACCAATGCCGGTAGCATCTCCTCTTGATGTTGAAAAATCATTCAAGGCCGTTAATCTTTTTAATGACCCTAAGGTTGATAAAATCTGGTCATTCAATGATGCTGATAAAAATGGTGTTTCAGTAAACGCTGCTTACCAGCTTCATGGAACAAGCGCGACATCGACTGTGATCGTTGCCGTAGTTGATACAGGGATTGATTACACTCACGAAGACTTAAAAGATGTTGTGTGGGTTAACGAGGGCGAAATTCCTGGAAATGGAATTGATGACGACGGCAATGGATATGTTGATGATGTAAACGGAATCAACACTCTTGTAAGAGATTCACAAGGGCGTGCAACAGGAAATAATAAAGACACTCACTCTCATGGAACTCACGTTTCAGGAACGATTGGGGCAAAACAAAATAACGGTATTGGGATTGCGGGAATCGCATCGAACGTTAAAATTATCGGAATCAAGACAGTTCCAAACAGCAGTGATGAAACTGATATTGATGTAGCTGAGTCTTTTATTTACGCTGCTAAAAATGGTGCAAAAATTATTAACTGCTCATTTGGGAAAGGACAGAACGAAGGGAAGAATTTAATTCCTGACACACTTAAATACATTCAGGACAAATATGGTGTTTTAGTTATTGCGGCCGCTGGAAACGATACTTCTGATATTGATAAGTACCCTACATACCCGGCAAGCCATAAGAGTGATAACCTTTTAATTATCGCTTCAACGACTAAGACAGGTGCTCTAAGTTCATTTTCTAACTATGGTAAGGTGAATGTCGATGTAGCTGCTCCAGGCTCAGACGTGTTCTCGACAACTCCAGGTAACAGATACGCTTCGATGTCAGGGACTTCAATGGCAAGCCCCACAACAACTGGTGTAGCTGCTGAAATTCTTTCTCACTACCCTAACCTTTCACCACTTCAGTTAAAACAAGTCATCATGGACTCTGTGAACACTGATTATCGTTACAAAGATAAAATGATTACTGGTGGAAGAATTGATCTTCTAAAAGGTTTAGAGTTAGCTAGATCAATCAAATAA
- the mtgA gene encoding monofunctional biosynthetic peptidoglycan transglycosylase, translating to MSETTVKPPRGPFLKGLIIFLKTVKWFLILSIGLTIFYRFVPVPYTPLMFWRSIGSVFTEDKFVGIDKKWVPIEQISKPMQQSVIKAEDYKFYQHNGFDFEAIEKAMQYNKTHKKKKGASTISQQTAKNVFLWPSRSWLRKGMEAYFTVLIEALWPKERILEVYLNVIEQGKGVYGVEASAQKFFKKPASKLNSSQAALMAAVLPNPIRFRIDKPSRYISRRQRRIMGGRAPIAIAKVDVKAELKPIETPEEKSREFFSLKFDSEEEADKEKGAEAPKESTPNNSEDNSND from the coding sequence ATGAGTGAAACTACTGTGAAGCCCCCAAGAGGCCCCTTTTTAAAGGGACTAATTATCTTTTTAAAAACTGTGAAATGGTTTTTGATTCTTAGTATTGGTCTTACTATTTTCTATCGTTTTGTTCCTGTTCCTTACACTCCACTAATGTTTTGGCGTAGCATCGGCTCAGTTTTTACTGAAGATAAGTTCGTAGGTATTGATAAAAAATGGGTACCCATTGAACAGATTTCTAAGCCTATGCAGCAGTCAGTTATTAAAGCAGAAGACTACAAATTTTATCAACATAATGGTTTTGATTTCGAAGCGATCGAAAAGGCCATGCAGTATAATAAAACTCACAAAAAGAAAAAAGGGGCGAGCACGATTTCTCAGCAGACAGCTAAGAACGTTTTTCTGTGGCCTTCGCGTAGCTGGCTTAGAAAAGGAATGGAAGCTTATTTCACTGTCCTGATCGAGGCCCTGTGGCCTAAAGAGCGCATCCTGGAAGTTTACTTAAATGTTATTGAGCAAGGTAAAGGCGTCTACGGTGTAGAAGCTTCAGCTCAGAAATTTTTTAAGAAGCCAGCATCCAAACTAAACTCTTCTCAGGCCGCACTGATGGCCGCTGTACTACCAAATCCAATCAGGTTTAGAATTGATAAACCAAGCCGCTATATCAGCCGCCGTCAGCGCAGAATTATGGGAGGACGTGCACCGATTGCGATAGCTAAGGTTGATGTAAAAGCTGAATTAAAACCAATCGAGACACCGGAAGAAAAATCACGAGAGTTCTTTTCTTTAAAGTTTGATAGTGAAGAAGAAGCTGATAAAGAAAAAGGGGCCGAAGCCCCCAAAGAATCAACGCCAAATAATAGCGAAGACAATAGTAACGATTAA
- a CDS encoding thioredoxin family protein, which produces MKAQRLKTFSDFLRRAEIIPHALLVITEDDSDACDRAILELRSLNYDIPFYELNLSDNPNLKEELNRYCDIDGLPTFIYFRGKKMVSQIVGFDKSNNFSQFLTSAVQVEQL; this is translated from the coding sequence ATGAAAGCACAACGCCTTAAAACATTCAGCGATTTTTTAAGAAGAGCAGAGATCATTCCGCATGCTCTTTTGGTGATTACTGAGGATGATTCGGATGCTTGTGACCGCGCGATCCTGGAGCTTCGATCTCTTAATTATGACATCCCATTTTATGAATTAAATCTTTCAGACAATCCAAACTTAAAAGAAGAATTGAATCGTTATTGCGACATCGATGGTCTTCCGACTTTTATCTATTTCCGTGGTAAAAAAATGGTGAGTCAGATTGTGGGCTTTGATAAATCAAATAATTTTTCTCAATTTTTGACAAGCGCAGTTCAAGTAGAGCAGCTTTAA
- a CDS encoding TolC family protein produces MQKNILLHSLIMGSAMLLTGSANALTLQEAINEALGTSPVVQRSQSVADEAKWKKVEGYSGYLPTLTANATYLFDKKYALTNVALGGNEVIVPQIIPNSQLVLTGTYPLFEGFASMNRLRSAKEGANAANAELQWTQFKTEMDVTLAYYKNLANKTLKDVAAQNLKVLQDHLKDVKLFKSSGMATNYDVLRVEVQVSNAETDLLNADDNITISEQNLAELLGKDKADITVSGELPILDESIVKNISDADAHNRLDVQALKSRVNALSYNDSASGAYLVPRLSAFGQYQYYNNLNDSLTDTDKYRSAYQVGLQLSWNLFDAGVSFSKSKQSTEQLVQAEKTYRITELKAQKDLEIWKRRYNYYANLYRARNSDIARSKESVRLAREGQRVGARTNTDLLDAEADLYRSQAGAVNAQLGAIEALVNLQTSIGKKVYNF; encoded by the coding sequence ATGCAAAAAAATATACTATTACACAGTCTTATTATGGGTTCGGCGATGCTCCTTACAGGCAGCGCGAACGCTCTTACATTACAAGAAGCAATCAATGAAGCTCTTGGAACTTCTCCAGTAGTACAACGCTCGCAAAGTGTTGCTGATGAAGCGAAATGGAAAAAAGTAGAAGGATATTCTGGATACCTTCCAACGTTAACTGCGAACGCTACTTATCTTTTTGATAAGAAGTACGCTCTCACAAACGTTGCTCTTGGTGGTAATGAAGTCATCGTTCCACAAATCATTCCTAATAGTCAGTTGGTTTTAACTGGGACGTATCCACTATTCGAAGGATTCGCTAGTATGAATCGTCTTCGCTCTGCTAAAGAAGGCGCGAATGCAGCCAACGCAGAATTACAATGGACACAATTTAAAACAGAAATGGATGTGACTCTTGCCTACTATAAAAATCTGGCAAACAAAACGCTTAAGGATGTAGCTGCACAGAACTTAAAAGTTCTTCAGGATCACTTAAAAGACGTTAAGCTTTTCAAGTCTAGTGGTATGGCGACGAACTATGATGTTTTAAGAGTTGAAGTTCAGGTTTCAAATGCAGAGACAGATTTACTCAATGCTGATGACAACATCACAATTAGTGAACAAAATCTTGCAGAGCTTTTAGGTAAAGATAAAGCGGACATAACAGTGTCTGGTGAACTTCCTATTTTAGATGAATCAATTGTTAAAAACATTAGCGATGCTGATGCTCATAATCGCTTAGATGTTCAGGCCCTAAAAAGCCGCGTGAATGCGCTTTCATATAATGACAGTGCTAGTGGAGCTTACTTAGTTCCTCGCCTATCTGCTTTTGGACAATACCAATACTACAACAACCTGAATGACTCTCTTACTGATACAGATAAATACCGTTCAGCTTATCAGGTTGGATTACAACTTTCTTGGAACCTTTTTGATGCTGGTGTTTCTTTCTCTAAATCGAAACAATCAACAGAGCAACTGGTTCAAGCAGAAAAGACTTATAGAATCACGGAGCTTAAAGCTCAAAAAGACCTGGAGATCTGGAAGCGCAGATACAACTATTACGCCAATCTTTATAGAGCACGTAACAGTGATATCGCGAGATCTAAAGAAAGTGTTCGTCTTGCTCGCGAAGGACAAAGAGTTGGAGCAAGAACAAATACAGATTTATTAGATGCAGAAGCAGATCTTTACAGGTCACAAGCTGGTGCGGTTAACGCTCAACTTGGGGCTATTGAAGCACTGGTTAATCTACAGACATCAATCGGAAAGAAAGTTTATAATTTTTAG
- a CDS encoding MarR family winged helix-turn-helix transcriptional regulator → MGKKVTKTKNIETDKLTEYETRVHPGLKTFFGYSLYKTGIILRSLMEDGHLYKLELAAPDCGILYVLNTGAIVNQLTLGQELGIDKATIVKIIDKLEKLKLVKRDVDPTDRRSKLVSLTAKGAAILEKIRTIRSELEAEVFKQFSKEDEAHLRRLVPELLEALMNIKK, encoded by the coding sequence ATGGGAAAAAAAGTAACAAAAACAAAAAACATTGAGACAGATAAGCTAACAGAATATGAGACGAGGGTTCATCCGGGACTCAAAACATTCTTTGGCTATAGCCTCTATAAAACAGGAATTATCCTCCGCTCTTTAATGGAAGATGGGCATCTCTATAAGCTTGAACTTGCGGCCCCTGATTGCGGTATACTCTATGTGCTCAACACGGGAGCAATCGTTAATCAATTAACTCTAGGACAGGAGTTAGGGATAGATAAAGCAACAATTGTAAAAATCATTGATAAACTTGAGAAGCTTAAATTGGTAAAGCGCGACGTAGATCCTACGGACCGTCGCTCTAAGCTTGTCTCTCTAACAGCAAAGGGTGCTGCCATACTGGAAAAAATTAGAACTATTAGAAGTGAATTGGAGGCCGAGGTCTTTAAGCAATTTTCTAAAGAAGATGAAGCTCACTTAAGAAGACTGGTCCCAGAGCTTTTAGAAGCTTTGATGAACATAAAAAAATAA
- a CDS encoding methyl-accepting chemotaxis protein, with protein sequence MKNLSVTKKLQIGITALVILSSISSLVNYMAYQKVARAYSEFTHLNDASRELNYFTNLLTNNTLGFMDAIVDKDSGTVDKTITDKNDEFSKWIKDNGTPFLAHIKFIDPAFDESAFTKKIESYSSAGSNMITDIKNKKVDELGKYDDVIDGLNESLQVDIAKKLNLANERFKAASVEVEDAQQMISKSSIISLLSVLLCGILIATYVIRSIKMTLDTAGKKLTEGTDTVLKSSMEFADLGVMIKDSTSKQASSLQESVSAIDEIKATVDRNADLSNESVSIAETCVQSSQRGKSAIRDMVSAVGEIENDQVKTTQMLEETAQEIREMVNVIKGIGQKTDVINDIVFQTKLLSFNASVEAARAGEHGKGFAVVAEEIGKLATMSGDAAKEINELLSNSIHQVGSIVEKTERSSVEITRSSKASIETGVRTARNCDDALIEIYDHVEKMKDMIKEINASSSEQAQGISSISLAMSQLDHITNENVMSAEKCATSAHQLSAQSKSLEESVDSLFVAIKG encoded by the coding sequence ATGAAGAACTTGTCAGTGACCAAGAAACTACAAATCGGAATTACTGCACTTGTGATTCTTTCTTCTATCAGCTCGCTGGTCAATTACATGGCCTACCAAAAAGTGGCCCGTGCCTATTCTGAGTTCACTCATTTAAATGATGCCAGTCGTGAACTTAATTATTTTACCAATCTTCTTACCAACAATACCTTAGGTTTTATGGATGCCATTGTTGATAAAGACTCCGGAACCGTTGATAAAACAATTACAGATAAAAATGATGAGTTTTCTAAATGGATAAAAGATAATGGAACGCCATTCTTAGCGCATATCAAATTCATTGATCCGGCATTTGATGAATCCGCTTTTACAAAAAAAATAGAAAGTTACTCGTCAGCTGGATCGAATATGATCACCGATATTAAAAATAAAAAAGTTGATGAGTTAGGTAAATATGATGACGTCATTGATGGATTAAATGAATCCTTGCAGGTTGATATTGCAAAAAAACTCAATCTTGCCAATGAAAGATTCAAGGCCGCATCAGTTGAAGTAGAAGATGCTCAACAGATGATTTCAAAAAGTTCAATCATCTCACTTCTCTCAGTGCTCCTTTGTGGAATTCTCATTGCGACTTATGTGATCCGCTCGATTAAGATGACACTGGATACAGCAGGAAAAAAACTCACAGAAGGAACTGACACCGTTTTAAAAAGTTCTATGGAGTTTGCTGACCTGGGAGTCATGATTAAAGACTCAACAAGTAAGCAGGCCTCTTCACTTCAGGAATCAGTGAGTGCTATCGACGAAATTAAAGCAACAGTCGACAGAAATGCTGACTTATCAAATGAGTCCGTCTCGATTGCTGAAACGTGCGTGCAGTCTTCGCAAAGAGGTAAAAGTGCTATTCGCGATATGGTGAGTGCCGTTGGTGAAATTGAAAACGACCAGGTAAAAACCACACAAATGCTGGAAGAAACCGCACAGGAAATCAGAGAAATGGTGAATGTGATTAAAGGCATTGGACAAAAAACTGATGTCATTAATGATATCGTTTTTCAGACTAAACTTTTATCTTTTAATGCTTCAGTAGAAGCGGCCCGCGCCGGTGAACATGGAAAAGGGTTTGCGGTTGTCGCTGAAGAAATTGGTAAACTGGCAACGATGAGTGGAGATGCTGCGAAAGAGATTAATGAACTTCTAAGCAATAGCATCCACCAGGTTGGGTCCATCGTTGAAAAAACGGAAAGAAGCTCGGTGGAAATTACGCGATCGAGTAAGGCCAGCATTGAAACCGGTGTTCGCACAGCAAGAAACTGTGATGATGCCCTGATTGAAATTTACGACCACGTAGAAAAAATGAAAGATATGATAAAAGAAATCAATGCGAGCTCAAGCGAGCAGGCCCAGGGGATCAGCTCTATCTCACTTGCCATGAGCCAACTCGACCATATTACCAATGAGAATGTCATGTCGGCAGAGAAATGTGCGACCTCAGCTCACCAACTGAGTGCTCAATCAAAAAGCCTGGAAGAGTCGGTAGATTCTCTATTTGTGGCCATAAAGGGATAA
- a CDS encoding HlyD family secretion protein, whose amino-acid sequence MDQKKKKIISIAGTIVVLLVGYITYEHLSYVTTDNAQIFGHSLMMAPKVSGYITEVNVVEGQKVSKGDVLVQIDQRDYENYLKQAKGELASIEARRRDAERNYRRLVDLLSKGAVSQQQFDTSSAQYNDVKAKYDAIASQVAQAELNLSNTKIVAPVDGFIAKKSVEVGQLAAPGVPLLGFIDAGERWIIANFKETEIEGIKLDAKVEIEVDAISGAKFEGKVESISSATGATFTLLPPDNATGNFTKVVQRVPVKIKFVNLTADDVIKLRTGLSAFIKVSKH is encoded by the coding sequence ATGGACCAGAAAAAAAAGAAAATCATATCTATCGCAGGTACAATTGTAGTTTTACTTGTTGGGTATATCACTTACGAACATTTATCTTATGTAACAACAGACAACGCGCAAATCTTTGGACACAGTCTGATGATGGCGCCGAAAGTTTCAGGGTACATCACTGAAGTTAACGTTGTTGAAGGACAAAAAGTTTCTAAAGGTGACGTACTTGTTCAAATCGATCAGCGCGATTACGAAAACTACCTTAAACAAGCTAAAGGTGAACTAGCCTCGATTGAAGCTCGCAGACGTGATGCTGAAAGAAATTACCGCCGCCTTGTAGACCTTCTGTCAAAAGGTGCAGTCTCTCAACAACAATTTGATACATCATCTGCTCAATACAATGATGTCAAAGCAAAATACGATGCAATCGCTTCTCAAGTAGCGCAAGCAGAACTTAATCTTTCAAATACAAAAATCGTAGCTCCTGTTGATGGATTCATCGCGAAGAAATCAGTTGAAGTTGGACAACTTGCGGCCCCTGGTGTTCCTCTTCTAGGATTCATCGATGCTGGTGAGAGATGGATTATCGCAAACTTCAAAGAAACTGAAATTGAAGGAATTAAACTTGATGCAAAAGTTGAAATCGAAGTTGATGCAATCTCTGGCGCAAAATTCGAAGGAAAAGTAGAAAGTATTTCTTCAGCGACTGGAGCAACATTTACTCTTCTTCCACCGGACAATGCTACTGGTAACTTTACAAAAGTTGTTCAGAGAGTGCCGGTAAAAATCAAGTTTGTTAATTTAACAGCTGACGATGTTATTAAATTGAGAACTGGTTTATCTGCTTTTATTAAAGTTAGTAAACACTAG
- a CDS encoding DHA2 family efflux MFS transporter permease subunit, whose amino-acid sequence MDTMSEPNPKAALIIFVAVMASLLEIIDTSIVNVALPTMMGNLGATLEDISMVITGYAIANAVILPLSAWLGERFGRRNYYLGCIGIFTITSVACGLAPNLEFLIIFRILQGLAGGALLPTSQTLIYEQFPKEKAGIAGAIFGMSVMVGPALGPVMGGYLTDNFGWRSIFNINLPLGLIALFIGMTCIYDSKKEEGQAAQKSGFDTLGLILLVAGIGCLQYALERGETDDWFSSRAITICIITSLISLPSFVWWELKVKNPIVNVRLFKEQIVVNGILLMGLLGFYLYGVLFVLPVFVSRVFNYTATQTGTLFIPGSLVTMALMPLIGKLMVSGVSVKKLIFVGITGLMVCLWTMTALSPLSSKSDILIALYTRGFALAFLFVPINSGILSQFKGRAMGEVSGLLNLSRQIGGSIGIALVGTLLTMRGHQNYVDMAAKVSLLNTNTQQIYYQTEAGISKKMVTGVGMLKADKAALTSLKHRLDGQVFMMSFNQLMWIIMIIFSFAYIPWYFLKLRVKPTGVIDAH is encoded by the coding sequence ATGGATACAATGTCAGAACCAAATCCAAAAGCTGCGCTGATTATTTTCGTCGCAGTTATGGCCTCGCTTCTGGAAATTATCGATACTTCTATCGTTAACGTTGCACTTCCCACAATGATGGGAAATTTAGGTGCGACGTTAGAAGATATCAGTATGGTTATTACCGGGTATGCGATTGCCAACGCCGTTATCCTTCCTCTTTCAGCATGGCTGGGAGAAAGATTTGGACGACGCAATTATTATCTTGGATGTATCGGTATTTTTACCATTACATCTGTTGCCTGTGGTCTTGCTCCTAACCTTGAATTTTTAATTATCTTTAGAATTCTTCAGGGTCTTGCAGGTGGTGCTCTTCTTCCTACATCTCAAACACTAATTTACGAACAATTTCCTAAAGAGAAGGCCGGTATTGCCGGAGCGATCTTTGGTATGTCAGTAATGGTTGGTCCGGCCCTTGGCCCAGTTATGGGTGGTTATTTAACAGATAACTTCGGCTGGAGATCTATCTTCAACATTAACTTACCTCTTGGTCTGATTGCTTTATTTATCGGGATGACTTGTATCTACGATAGTAAAAAAGAAGAAGGTCAGGCAGCTCAGAAAAGTGGATTCGATACACTTGGATTAATTCTGCTGGTAGCTGGTATTGGATGTCTTCAGTACGCTCTTGAGCGTGGTGAAACTGATGACTGGTTTTCATCTCGGGCCATTACAATTTGTATTATCACTTCATTAATTTCTCTTCCATCATTTGTATGGTGGGAATTAAAAGTTAAAAACCCAATCGTAAACGTTAGACTCTTCAAAGAGCAAATTGTTGTGAACGGTATTCTTCTCATGGGATTACTTGGATTCTATCTTTACGGAGTTCTCTTCGTTCTGCCGGTTTTCGTTAGTAGAGTTTTCAATTACACTGCCACCCAGACCGGAACCCTCTTTATTCCAGGCTCTCTCGTGACCATGGCGCTGATGCCACTCATCGGAAAACTGATGGTAAGTGGAGTGAGTGTAAAAAAACTTATCTTTGTCGGTATTACCGGACTTATGGTGTGTCTATGGACGATGACAGCGCTCTCACCGCTTTCCTCTAAATCTGACATCTTGATCGCACTTTATACTCGCGGTTTCGCTCTTGCTTTCTTATTCGTTCCGATCAACTCGGGGATCTTAAGTCAGTTCAAGGGAAGAGCGATGGGAGAAGTTTCAGGTCTACTGAATCTTTCGAGACAGATTGGTGGAAGTATCGGTATTGCTCTAGTTGGTACACTACTAACTATGAGAGGACACCAGAACTACGTCGATATGGCCGCAAAGGTTTCACTTTTAAATACAAATACTCAGCAAATCTACTATCAAACAGAAGCTGGTATCTCGAAAAAAATGGTGACAGGTGTTGGTATGTTAAAAGCTGATAAAGCTGCCCTTACTTCACTTAAGCATAGACTCGATGGTCAAGTGTTTATGATGAGTTTTAATCAATTGATGTGGATCATTATGATTATTTTCTCATTTGCTTACATTCCTTGGTACTTCTTAAAACTACGAGTGAAACCGACCGGCGTCATAGACGCCCACTAG
- a CDS encoding HAMP domain-containing methyl-accepting chemotaxis protein produces the protein MFEKRSLNWKMRAAFCVSALCLAVVGFFSYQGLQEVKEKYEHVSNINLPNAIYLEELKGISDKAMSLMIQSTLEGNDEKEIKRLAGRFEDTMKQFNAVVADYEKAPFVEGEGPLRDKMMATWKLVNADIAKGRELALLKKPEERHLFQKFYMSTEVKDARFKFYKDLGELLEFQKTEAVKWVDSAKASSAKAEKTIIVLGIVGFIFSIATGFLFSRAISSTLNRIAEVLADGANEIAQTSSQVAGSSETLSSAVSQQAAAVQETSVSVEELTAMVKKSSDNCHSSALFSSESRDTVIEGKRAVEEMIRSVDEVSVGNDQIMQSVEEGNRKIAEISSVIADIAAKTKVINDIVFQTKLLSFNASVEAARAGENGKGFAVVAEEVGNLAQMSGRSAGEISAIVEESIRKVDQIVADNKANVERFVLIAKGKVQKSQDVASKCGTMFDQVVDSTSKVNVLIDEISRASTEQSKGIQEITNAMGQIDVATNENSSVTHSVAKAAKDLSDRADVLKEMSSELYQTVHGKAA, from the coding sequence ATGTTTGAAAAAAGAAGTTTGAATTGGAAAATGAGAGCAGCATTTTGTGTGTCTGCGCTTTGTTTGGCAGTCGTAGGCTTTTTTAGCTATCAAGGTTTGCAGGAAGTGAAAGAGAAATATGAACACGTTTCTAATATTAATCTTCCCAACGCTATTTACCTTGAAGAGTTAAAAGGTATCTCTGATAAAGCGATGAGCTTAATGATTCAAAGCACTCTTGAGGGCAATGATGAAAAAGAAATAAAGCGCCTTGCTGGGCGATTTGAAGATACCATGAAGCAGTTCAATGCAGTTGTTGCTGATTACGAGAAAGCTCCCTTTGTTGAAGGCGAGGGTCCTCTGCGTGATAAAATGATGGCAACGTGGAAACTGGTGAATGCAGATATTGCTAAAGGAAGGGAGCTGGCCTTATTAAAAAAACCTGAAGAAAGACATTTGTTTCAAAAATTTTATATGAGCACTGAAGTTAAAGATGCTCGTTTTAAATTTTATAAAGACCTGGGCGAATTATTAGAATTTCAAAAAACAGAAGCAGTGAAATGGGTTGATAGTGCAAAAGCGAGTAGTGCCAAAGCTGAAAAGACGATTATTGTCTTAGGGATCGTTGGTTTTATTTTTTCAATCGCTACAGGATTTTTATTCTCACGTGCGATTTCTTCAACATTAAATCGTATTGCAGAAGTTCTGGCAGATGGGGCCAATGAAATTGCGCAAACATCTTCTCAGGTGGCCGGATCAAGTGAGACATTATCATCAGCAGTCTCTCAACAGGCAGCGGCCGTTCAGGAAACTTCGGTTTCAGTTGAAGAGTTAACGGCGATGGTTAAAAAGAGTTCTGATAATTGCCATTCATCAGCTCTTTTCTCATCGGAGAGTCGCGATACAGTTATTGAAGGAAAGCGCGCAGTAGAAGAAATGATCAGGTCAGTTGATGAAGTGAGTGTTGGTAACGATCAGATCATGCAATCGGTAGAAGAAGGTAACAGAAAAATTGCCGAGATCTCTTCTGTTATTGCCGACATTGCAGCTAAAACAAAAGTTATTAACGACATCGTTTTCCAGACAAAACTCTTATCTTTTAATGCTTCAGTTGAAGCAGCAAGAGCAGGTGAAAATGGAAAAGGATTTGCGGTTGTTGCGGAAGAAGTAGGGAACTTAGCTCAAATGAGTGGTCGTTCTGCCGGTGAAATTTCAGCAATCGTTGAAGAGAGTATTAGAAAGGTAGATCAAATCGTGGCCGACAATAAGGCCAACGTGGAAAGATTTGTTTTAATTGCCAAAGGCAAAGTTCAAAAAAGTCAGGATGTCGCTTCAAAATGCGGAACGATGTTTGATCAGGTGGTCGACAGCACTTCAAAAGTGAATGTATTGATTGACGAAATTTCCAGAGCATCTACTGAGCAGTCAAAAGGGATTCAGGAAATTACAAATGCTATGGGACAGATTGATGTGGCCACGAATGAAAACTCAAGTGTCACACATTCAGTAGCAAAAGCGGCAAAAGATTTATCAGATAGAGCGGATGTATTAAAAGAGATGTCTTCGGAACTTTATCAAACGGTGCACGGGAAAGCTGCTTAG
- a CDS encoding NADH-quinone oxidoreductase subunit B has translation MQDSVVMMKVDDFLNWGRKNSLWPMTFGLACCAIEMMATGGSKYDLERFGCGAFMATPRRADLMIVAGTVTLKMATRIKTLFEQMPEPRYVLSMGSCANKGGPYWQHGYHVLKGVDEVVPVDVYVPGCPPRPEALIEGIMTLQKKIANERMLRDKWVKHA, from the coding sequence ATGCAAGACAGCGTCGTCATGATGAAAGTAGATGATTTTTTAAACTGGGGTCGCAAGAACTCACTTTGGCCTATGACTTTTGGTCTCGCTTGTTGCGCGATCGAAATGATGGCGACAGGTGGATCGAAGTACGATCTTGAGCGTTTCGGATGTGGAGCTTTCATGGCCACTCCAAGACGTGCTGACTTAATGATTGTTGCAGGAACTGTAACTCTTAAGATGGCGACAAGAATTAAAACTCTATTCGAACAAATGCCAGAGCCTCGTTATGTTTTATCGATGGGTTCATGTGCAAATAAAGGTGGCCCTTACTGGCAACACGGATACCACGTTTTAAAAGGTGTGGATGAAGTTGTTCCTGTAGACGTTTACGTTCCTGGATGTCCTCCAAGACCGGAAGCTTTAATCGAAGGGATCATGACTCTTCAAAAGAAAATTGCAAACGAAAGAATGCTTCGTGATAAGTGGGTAAAACATGCATAA